A single genomic interval of Chloracidobacterium validum harbors:
- a CDS encoding tetratricopeptide repeat protein, with amino-acid sequence MSYTRLIIVWFCCLTTLSLAQVTSGTKPKLRYGDPGYVGARITFDCQSCALPDVIQGILVKAGIRFDFPDANQWQRVADTVVVQDEPWDAILNTVLARHQLEATWSELGRLVIARRMTPVATGPGKLGQLLTGLPAVPPSVVTLNTASRAIEAERFFKEGIGYFLLANPDDSRVALTRFAWATRIFDDVEYAGREASALYMLGAVFLDLGQPDKAREAFARARDFGQNAGNQRAVLLSEVGIAYLNLLAGQAPDVAQRAATAGLEFVQNLTARTNLSGRTLVDRELDALLATAAGRIFFRLGDIEAAYQAFEKGFEAFTALEDGARGAIENAVWLEQSALRLGRRTEAQRVIEAGRGIQRAARSTRLQIAFLAWMGVVYGETGDLKKAVELQREALSALRQSPDRALEIGLQWNLANTQAALRNYTDARQSYEAVLQLCEKDADPFWRDQVRSALVRLP; translated from the coding sequence ATGTCTTACACACGTCTGATCATCGTCTGGTTCTGTTGTTTGACGACGCTCTCACTGGCTCAGGTCACGTCCGGGACGAAGCCAAAGTTGCGTTATGGCGACCCAGGTTACGTTGGCGCGCGGATCACATTTGATTGTCAGAGCTGCGCGCTCCCCGATGTGATCCAGGGAATTCTGGTCAAGGCTGGCATTCGGTTTGACTTTCCAGACGCTAACCAGTGGCAACGGGTGGCCGATACGGTCGTCGTGCAGGACGAACCCTGGGATGCCATACTCAATACCGTCCTGGCCCGTCATCAGCTTGAGGCAACTTGGTCGGAGCTGGGGCGGCTGGTCATTGCGCGACGGATGACACCGGTCGCAACCGGCCCGGGCAAACTCGGACAGCTTTTGACTGGGCTGCCGGCGGTTCCCCCCTCAGTCGTCACACTCAACACCGCGTCACGCGCCATCGAAGCCGAACGCTTCTTCAAGGAAGGTATCGGCTACTTTCTGCTGGCCAACCCCGATGACTCGCGGGTTGCGCTCACGCGCTTTGCCTGGGCGACACGCATTTTCGACGATGTTGAATACGCCGGTCGTGAAGCCTCCGCGCTCTACATGCTCGGCGCGGTTTTTCTTGACCTTGGGCAACCAGACAAGGCCCGGGAAGCTTTTGCCCGGGCGCGCGACTTCGGGCAAAACGCGGGCAATCAGCGGGCGGTCCTGTTGTCGGAAGTTGGCATCGCCTACCTGAACCTGCTGGCCGGTCAAGCGCCGGATGTTGCCCAGCGGGCAGCCACGGCCGGACTGGAGTTCGTGCAGAACCTGACAGCACGCACCAATCTGAGTGGGCGCACGCTCGTGGACCGTGAGCTAGACGCCCTGCTGGCGACGGCCGCCGGGCGAATCTTTTTCCGGCTTGGAGACATCGAAGCGGCCTACCAGGCCTTTGAAAAAGGTTTTGAGGCCTTCACGGCGTTGGAAGATGGGGCCCGCGGCGCCATTGAGAATGCCGTTTGGCTGGAGCAGTCCGCGTTGCGGTTGGGGCGGCGTACCGAAGCCCAGCGGGTAATCGAAGCCGGACGTGGTATTCAGCGTGCGGCCCGTTCCACGCGCCTGCAAATAGCCTTTCTCGCCTGGATGGGCGTGGTGTATGGCGAAACCGGCGATCTGAAAAAGGCCGTGGAACTGCAACGGGAAGCGCTGTCCGCCCTTCGTCAGTCGCCAGACCGAGCCCTGGAAATCGGGTTACAGTGGAACTTGGCAAATACACAGGCTGCCCTGCGCAACTACACCGACGCCCGGCAGAGCTATGAAGCCGTGCTTCAGTTGTGTGAAAAGGATGCCGACCCTTTCTGGCGCGATCAGGTTCGGTCGGCCCTTGTGCGTTTGCCATAG